The Oncorhynchus kisutch isolate 150728-3 unplaced genomic scaffold, Okis_V2 Okis05a-Okis16b_hom, whole genome shotgun sequence genome contains the following window.
AGGGGATAAAACATGTGAGTTAAGTATTATCATATCAAACTaggtggccaccagctgcagccAAGGTCCGATTAGTTGTAACCCCAAAACGTAACACGAGGTTGAAGAAGACAAAGGAACGTCTTAatctacggatgagtagctgtgtctaagaggGTGAATTCAAGCAGGACCACCTGGTTACCACTCTCCAAGGAATTGTGTGTCTACACTGCTTTCATTCCTACACTGGAGCCCTGAGCTACACAGCTGACCGTACTCAGAAGACCCCCTTTCAGAACAAGGGTAGGAAACAGACCATGAAGAGAAAGGACACTGACATTGTGTGGACAATCAGAGCGTTTACGCCCGGTAACAACAGAAGTGTCACCATCAGAGGAGAATTCAGAACTCGGTCCACAAGGAGATACCCCATCGGAGACCTTCGACACATAATTACATTATTGTATTCTGACCCATGAGAGCGGCAGTTCGGGTTACGATTAGGGTTAAACTAAACATAGTttacaaatgtacccaagtgtgcttttctctcgtaccctctctctttctctctcttttgaaatccCCATTTTGTGTAACATGTGTGATATTGTGTTGgcccgctagggacctgtttcattgtactaagttctaatcaatggcctagactgtgtgtatgtgtatcttatATTATAATTTtagcttgttagtaaataaataatcaactcaATTGGTGTGGTACGGACTTATTTAgtgggtttgtgcagattcccGGGTTATGTGACATTCAGGATGAGACTGTAGAGGAAATGAATTCATTAGCAACGGATGTAAAATCgatatattctgatattctttgagttcatttgggaaatagaaactcaataaaaccaaactttcccatggtgccccagattAATGACTTAAATAATTACCTGATTCATTTAATCACGTAATTATAATCAATGAATAATTCGATGAGCAGTAGTCGTCACATTAATCAATACAATGTCACGTCACGACAGATGCTTTTATAGTAGCCTTTATTGTAAACCTAATATTCACATCAAACAGTGAATTAACAAGAATCCATGATACGCCTCATAGACTGCCATCTCATGTTGCTCATGCTTCCCCCCATGTTGCTGAGGTTCCTGTACTCTCCAGGCTTCAGGTACATCTGCCTGCCTCTGTAGTTGGGCTGCTCGTACATGAGCCAGTGGCCGTCCATCACATTGCAGGACTGGCAGTCGGACATACGGTAACGGTCCATCATGTTCTCACAGTCGTCCATCATCTCGTGCATCTGGCCTCCAAAGTTTTCCCTCTCGTAGATCCTCATCCTGAACTGGCCACTGTGCTGTAATGGAAAACCACAACAACCAAAGCCATTAGAAAAATTGCTAAATGTTAACACATTTTTTATTATAAAATGTTATTCCAATTATAACTATTTTATCCAATCCAAACTACTATCAGTGATAACAGAAACATATGAATTAGTTGTTTATTTACCATGGGGATGTTACGGCAGGACCTAATGCAGTCAGACATGCCCATACGCTGGTAGTCACcatactctcctctcctcacaaaGTACTGGTTTCCCTGGAAGTTGGAGCGGTCGTACACCATGAAGCAGCCGCTCTCCACCCTGCAGGAGTTGCACCTGCTCAGGTAGGAGGTCAACTCAGGGCAGTCTGAGCTGGTCTCATAGGAACGACCCTGGAAGTTCCTGTCCTCGTAGAAGATGATCTGGAGGTTAAAAGAAACAACAATATTGACTCCAAACAGTAATACGACAAGTTCAAAATTCAAGTTCAACTGCAATTTGGAAAGTTTCTTCAGTGGTGAGAGGCTGTAGGTTGGCGTACCTTTCCCATGGTCATGGTGACTCTTGCTTGGGTAGCCTACAGATATATGGTGATACTTGGCCTGAAGATGTATAGCTTATTCTCCGTCCTTGGGTACTTTTATACCTGGCTTAACGTCAAAAGAACCCCTAGCTCCATTGTGAAAAGTCCTGAGTTGGCATAATGGCATAGGGGCCCCTTTACACAATGGTTTCCAGCTAAATCCTTTATTACTCCCCATTGTGTGCATTTgtgaggtggacagagagagaaaaaggaaaaTTCTCTGGTCCAAT
Protein-coding sequences here:
- the LOC109876819 gene encoding gamma-crystallin M3-like; its protein translation is MTMGKIIFYEDRNFQGRSYETSSDCPELTSYLSRCNSCRVESGCFMVYDRSNFQGNQYFVRRGEYGDYQRMGMSDCIRSCRNIPMHSGQFRMRIYERENFGGQMHEMMDDCENMMDRYRMSDCQSCNVMDGHWLMYEQPNYRGRQMYLKPGEYRNLSNMGGSMSNMRWQSMRRIMDSC